Proteins encoded within one genomic window of Xylophilus sp. GOD-11R:
- a CDS encoding DUF2970 domain-containing protein, whose protein sequence is MSARRPGFLRSVRAVAWSFLGLRKASGLEEDAHLHPLLVLAVGFGAAVVLVLALMALVRWIV, encoded by the coding sequence GTGAGCGCGCGCCGGCCCGGCTTTCTGCGCAGCGTGCGGGCGGTGGCGTGGTCTTTTCTCGGGCTGCGCAAGGCCAGCGGCCTGGAAGAAGACGCCCATCTCCATCCGCTGCTGGTGCTGGCCGTCGGCTTCGGCGCGGCGGTGGTCCTGGTGCTGGCGCTGATGGCGCTGGTGCGCTGGATCGTCTGA
- a CDS encoding malonic semialdehyde reductase gives MTIERSALNQLFFDARTANGFTDKPVPKELLEQAYDLARYAPTSMNTQPTRYVFLTTPEAKARLLPALSPGNVEKTRGAPVTVIVATDTQFYEYMPQIWHGEGAREMFEGNATMAQGTAIRNGTLGGAYFILALRAVGLDVGPMSGFDIAKVNAEFFPDGRLQANFLINVGYIDTTKTFNRNPRLSFEQAVTVL, from the coding sequence ATGACCATCGAACGCTCGGCACTCAACCAGCTTTTTTTCGACGCCCGCACCGCCAACGGCTTCACCGACAAGCCGGTGCCCAAGGAACTGCTGGAGCAGGCCTACGACCTGGCCCGCTACGCGCCCACGTCCATGAACACCCAGCCGACCCGCTACGTGTTCCTGACCACGCCGGAAGCCAAGGCGCGGCTGCTGCCGGCCCTGTCGCCGGGCAATGTCGAGAAGACACGCGGCGCGCCGGTGACGGTCATCGTCGCCACCGACACGCAGTTCTATGAATACATGCCGCAGATCTGGCACGGCGAAGGCGCCAGGGAGATGTTCGAGGGCAACGCGACGATGGCCCAGGGCACCGCCATTCGCAACGGAACGCTGGGCGGCGCTTATTTCATCCTGGCGCTGCGTGCGGTCGGGCTGGACGTGGGCCCGATGAGCGGCTTCGACATCGCCAAGGTCAATGCCGAGTTCTTCCCGGATGGCCGGCTGCAGGCCAACTTCCTGATCAACGTCGGCTACATCGACACCACCAAGACCTTCAACCGCAACCCGCGACTGTCGTTCGAGCAGGCGGTGACGGTGCTTTGA
- a CDS encoding cytochrome c oxidase assembly protein: MKLRGHNARMLGKLLVVTCGMFAFGYALVPLYNAICEATGINVLARSELNLPGAARLPANTQVDTSRTITVEFDANARGPWSFRPAVASVKVHPGELATVMYEFQNTQDRRMSAQAIPSYAPQQAMAHFNKLQCFCFNQYTLEPGEKKQWPVAFVIDPKLSKDVNTITLSYTFFEVGGRTPPAPLADAGAAQVAVHAALPGAGS, translated from the coding sequence ATGAAACTGCGCGGCCACAACGCACGCATGCTGGGCAAGCTGCTGGTGGTGACCTGCGGCATGTTCGCCTTCGGCTATGCGCTGGTGCCGCTCTACAACGCGATCTGCGAGGCCACCGGCATCAATGTGCTGGCCCGCTCCGAGCTCAACCTGCCCGGCGCCGCGCGCCTGCCGGCCAACACGCAGGTGGACACGAGCCGCACCATCACCGTGGAGTTCGACGCCAATGCGCGCGGGCCGTGGTCGTTCCGGCCGGCGGTGGCCTCGGTGAAGGTGCATCCGGGCGAACTCGCCACGGTGATGTACGAGTTCCAGAACACCCAGGACCGGCGCATGTCGGCCCAGGCCATTCCCAGCTACGCGCCGCAGCAGGCCATGGCGCACTTCAACAAGCTGCAGTGCTTCTGCTTCAACCAGTACACGCTGGAGCCGGGCGAGAAGAAGCAGTGGCCGGTCGCCTTCGTCATCGACCCCAAGCTGTCGAAGGACGTCAACACCATCACGCTCTCCTACACCTTCTTCGAGGTCGGCGGCCGCACGCCGCCCGCGCCGCTGGCCGATGCCGGCGCGGCGCAGGTGGCGGTGCATGCCGCGCTGCCGGGAGCCGGATCGTGA
- a CDS encoding cytochrome oxidase small assembly protein, translating into MTPEQKRANRRLGLILASIAVAFFIGFLARAALVGR; encoded by the coding sequence ATGACGCCCGAACAGAAACGCGCCAACCGCCGCCTCGGGCTGATCCTGGCCTCGATCGCGGTGGCCTTTTTCATCGGCTTCCTGGCGCGTGCCGCGCTGGTCGGCCGCTAG
- a CDS encoding ComF family protein, with amino-acid sequence MPAGIARCGACLREPPPLDGCVAAVGYGYPWDRSIVALKFRGEPGLARALSQLLRSAPWVEPALEAADVVCAMPLSAERLRERGFNQSALLVRRLAPAHGDVSTLLRIRHTPALSGMDRRSRQAQVRGAFAVEPSRIGRIAGRRVLLVDDVMTSGATLHEAARTLRQAGAASVSAVVLARTPRG; translated from the coding sequence GTGCCCGCCGGCATCGCCCGCTGCGGCGCCTGCCTGCGCGAGCCGCCGCCGCTCGACGGCTGCGTGGCTGCCGTCGGCTACGGCTACCCGTGGGACCGCAGCATCGTCGCGCTGAAGTTCCGGGGCGAGCCCGGCCTCGCCCGGGCGCTGTCGCAGTTGCTGCGCAGCGCGCCCTGGGTGGAGCCGGCGCTGGAAGCCGCCGACGTGGTGTGCGCGATGCCGTTGTCGGCCGAGCGTCTGCGCGAGCGGGGATTCAACCAGTCCGCACTGCTCGTGCGCCGCCTCGCCCCCGCGCACGGCGACGTCTCGACGCTGCTGCGCATCCGGCACACCCCGGCGCTCAGCGGCATGGACCGCCGCTCGCGCCAGGCGCAGGTGCGCGGCGCCTTCGCGGTCGAACCGTCGCGCATCGGACGCATCGCCGGGCGACGGGTGCTGTTGGTTGACGACGTCATGACCAGCGGCGCCACCCTGCACGAAGCAGCGCGCACGCTGCGGCAGGCGGGCGCGGCGTCGGTGTCGGCGGTGGTGCTGGCGCGCACGCCGCGGGGCTGA
- a CDS encoding twin transmembrane helix small protein, producing MKLIVALAFLAIIASLGAALFFMLRDGCNGRAKTSSMARALALRVGFSIALFICILVAWKLGYIHPTGLPVGG from the coding sequence ATGAAGCTGATCGTCGCCCTCGCCTTCCTGGCCATCATCGCCAGCCTGGGCGCAGCGCTGTTCTTCATGCTGCGCGACGGCTGCAACGGGCGGGCCAAGACGAGCTCGATGGCGCGTGCGCTCGCCTTGCGGGTGGGTTTCTCGATCGCGCTGTTCATCTGCATCCTGGTGGCCTGGAAGCTCGGTTATATCCACCCGACCGGCCTGCCGGTGGGCGGCTGA
- a CDS encoding LysR family transcriptional regulator, whose amino-acid sequence MDRLQSMKVFQRVADEGSFAAAARALDLSPAAVTRFVIDLEKHLGTRLLQRTTRRIALTEAGDHYLTRLRGILAELDEAESAASAHSRELRGVLHMIATPVLASYFLAPRVAAWTLRHPKVVLDITVDAIPQTRVEEFDLTFLIEDENFDANLVARPLMHGEWLFCASPGYLARAGIPLVPHDLREHHFLRQQRRGGGRRIRLLPASGAGEAIDVDANVTLQSMHSDVLHRAALDGAGIALLSRLLTTNQIASGELVHVLPDWVGGRYTLYGAMPSRQLVPARSHAFLEFLREPFVPVRESPGRFTV is encoded by the coding sequence ATGGACCGGCTGCAGTCGATGAAGGTGTTCCAGCGCGTGGCCGACGAGGGCAGCTTCGCGGCGGCGGCGCGCGCACTCGACCTGTCGCCCGCGGCGGTGACCCGCTTCGTGATCGACCTCGAAAAGCACCTGGGCACGCGGCTCCTGCAGCGCACCACCCGCCGCATCGCGCTCACCGAGGCGGGCGACCATTACCTCACCCGCCTGCGCGGCATCCTCGCCGAGCTCGACGAAGCCGAAAGCGCCGCCTCGGCCCACAGCCGCGAGCTGCGCGGTGTGCTGCACATGATCGCCACGCCGGTCCTCGCCTCGTACTTCCTGGCACCCCGCGTGGCCGCGTGGACGCTGCGGCATCCGAAGGTGGTGCTCGACATCACCGTCGACGCGATTCCGCAGACCCGGGTGGAGGAGTTCGACCTCACCTTCCTCATCGAGGACGAGAACTTCGACGCCAACCTGGTGGCGCGCCCGCTGATGCACGGCGAATGGCTGTTCTGCGCCTCGCCCGGCTACCTGGCTCGCGCCGGCATTCCCCTGGTGCCGCACGACCTGCGCGAACACCATTTCCTGCGCCAGCAGCGGCGCGGCGGCGGCCGGCGCATCCGCCTGCTGCCGGCCAGCGGTGCGGGCGAGGCGATCGACGTCGACGCCAACGTCACCCTGCAGTCCATGCACTCCGACGTACTGCACCGCGCGGCGCTCGACGGTGCCGGCATCGCGTTGCTGTCGCGCCTGCTCACCACCAACCAGATCGCCAGCGGCGAGCTGGTGCATGTGCTGCCCGACTGGGTCGGCGGGCGCTACACGCTCTACGGCGCCATGCCGTCGCGCCAGCTGGTGCCGGCACGCAGCCATGCGTTCCTGGAGTTCCTGCGCGAGCCCTTCGTGCCGGTGCGCGAATCGCCGGGCCGCTTCACCGTCTAG
- the ctaD gene encoding cytochrome c oxidase subunit I, translating to MSAVIDHSPTDHGHGHAAGHDEHHGAPHGWRRWVFATNHKDIGTLYLLFSFTMLMVGGLLALLIRAELFQPGLQLVNPELFNQLTTMHGLIMVFGAIMPAFVGFANWMIPLQIGASDMAFARMNNFSFWLMIPAAIMLVTSFFLPGGAPAAGWTLYAPLTLQMGPSMDSGIFAMHILGASSIMGSINIIVTILNMRAPGMTLMKMPMFAWTWLITAYLLIAVMPVLAGAITMTLTDRHFGTSFFNPAGGGDPVMYQHIFWFFGHPEVYIMILPAFGIISQVVPAFARKKLFGYASMVYATSSIAILSFIVWAHHMFTTGMPVTGQLFFMYATMLIAVPTAVKIFNWIATMWQGSMTFETPMLFAVGFIFVFTMGGFTGLILAMAPVDIQLQDTYYVVAHFHYVLVAGSLFSMFSAVYYWAPKWTGVMYDERRGKLHFWWSLISFNVTFFPMHFLGLAGMPRRYADYPMQFADFNAVASVGAFFFGFAQVYFFVFIVLPMMRGKGEPAPQRPWEAAEGLEWEVPSPAPFHTFETPPKLDATATRIVG from the coding sequence ATGAGCGCAGTCATCGACCACAGTCCCACCGACCACGGCCACGGGCACGCCGCGGGCCACGACGAGCACCATGGCGCGCCGCACGGCTGGCGCCGATGGGTGTTCGCGACCAACCACAAGGACATCGGCACGCTCTACCTGCTGTTCAGCTTCACCATGCTGATGGTGGGCGGCCTGCTGGCGCTGCTGATCCGCGCCGAGCTGTTCCAGCCCGGGCTGCAACTGGTCAACCCCGAGCTGTTCAACCAGCTCACCACCATGCACGGGCTGATCATGGTGTTCGGCGCGATCATGCCGGCCTTCGTGGGCTTCGCGAACTGGATGATCCCACTGCAGATCGGCGCCTCCGACATGGCCTTCGCGCGCATGAACAACTTCAGCTTCTGGCTGATGATTCCGGCGGCCATCATGCTGGTCACCAGCTTCTTCCTGCCGGGCGGCGCGCCGGCCGCCGGCTGGACGCTCTATGCGCCGCTGACGCTGCAGATGGGCCCGTCCATGGACTCGGGCATCTTCGCGATGCACATCCTCGGCGCCAGCTCGATCATGGGCTCGATCAACATCATCGTGACCATCCTCAACATGCGCGCCCCGGGCATGACGCTGATGAAGATGCCGATGTTCGCCTGGACCTGGCTGATCACCGCCTACCTGCTGATCGCGGTGATGCCGGTCCTGGCGGGCGCCATCACCATGACGCTGACCGACCGTCATTTCGGCACCAGCTTCTTCAACCCCGCCGGCGGCGGCGACCCGGTGATGTACCAGCACATCTTCTGGTTCTTCGGCCACCCCGAGGTCTACATCATGATCCTGCCGGCCTTCGGCATCATCAGCCAGGTGGTGCCGGCCTTCGCCCGCAAGAAGCTCTTCGGCTATGCCTCCATGGTGTATGCGACCTCGTCGATCGCGATCCTCTCCTTCATCGTCTGGGCGCATCACATGTTCACCACCGGCATGCCGGTGACCGGCCAGCTGTTCTTCATGTACGCCACCATGCTGATCGCGGTGCCGACGGCGGTGAAGATCTTCAACTGGATCGCCACCATGTGGCAGGGCTCCATGACCTTCGAGACGCCGATGCTGTTCGCGGTCGGCTTCATCTTCGTGTTCACCATGGGCGGCTTCACCGGGCTCATCCTGGCGATGGCGCCGGTCGACATCCAGCTGCAGGACACCTACTACGTGGTGGCGCATTTCCACTACGTGCTGGTGGCGGGCAGCCTGTTCTCGATGTTCTCGGCCGTGTACTACTGGGCGCCCAAGTGGACCGGCGTGATGTACGACGAGCGTCGCGGCAAGCTGCATTTCTGGTGGTCGCTGATCAGCTTCAACGTCACCTTCTTCCCGATGCACTTCCTGGGCCTGGCCGGCATGCCGCGCCGTTACGCCGACTACCCGATGCAGTTCGCCGACTTCAACGCGGTGGCCTCGGTCGGCGCCTTCTTCTTCGGCTTCGCCCAGGTCTACTTCTTCGTCTTCATCGTGCTGCCCATGATGCGCGGCAAGGGCGAGCCGGCGCCGCAGCGGCCCTGGGAAGCGGCCGAGGGTCTGGAATGGGAGGTGCCGTCGCCGGCGCCCTTCCATACCTTCGAGACGCCGCCCAAGCTCGACGCCACCGCCACCCGCATCGTCGGTTGA
- a CDS encoding DUF2244 domain-containing protein: MSNLVLRFATVSGQGLHWWLKRNCSVTPTQLAWVYVSLCLVSLTIAGFFWSMGARLVMPFAGIELVAVGAAFLAYARHATDGERISLTDAGLVIECETAGRLERAEFRREWVRVEPTVGDRSLIRVSARGRSVEVGRFVRPELRPALATEIRRALRAA, encoded by the coding sequence GTGTCGAACCTCGTTCTTCGCTTCGCTACCGTCTCGGGTCAGGGCCTGCACTGGTGGCTCAAGCGCAACTGCTCGGTCACGCCGACGCAGCTGGCGTGGGTGTATGTCTCGCTGTGCCTGGTCTCGCTGACCATCGCCGGATTCTTCTGGTCGATGGGCGCACGCCTGGTCATGCCCTTCGCCGGGATCGAGCTGGTCGCCGTGGGCGCGGCCTTCCTGGCCTATGCGCGCCACGCCACCGACGGCGAGCGCATCTCGCTCACCGACGCCGGTCTGGTCATCGAATGTGAAACCGCCGGCCGGCTGGAGCGGGCCGAATTCCGTCGCGAATGGGTGCGGGTTGAACCGACGGTCGGCGATCGTTCGCTGATCCGCGTGTCGGCCCGGGGCAGGTCGGTCGAGGTGGGGCGCTTCGTCCGGCCGGAACTGCGGCCCGCGCTGGCCACCGAGATCCGCCGGGCCCTGCGCGCCGCCTGA
- the trmL gene encoding tRNA (uridine(34)/cytosine(34)/5-carboxymethylaminomethyluridine(34)-2'-O)-methyltransferase TrmL: MFNIVLVHPEIPPNTGNVIRLAANTGCRLHLVEPLGFSMEDRLLRRAGLDYHEFAEVQRHADWQALLDQARPEATRMFALTTRGSRPAHEIAFQPGDWLVFGSETSGLPTDLRDGFFPPEQRLRLPMRAGQRSLNLSNAVAVTVFEAWRQNGFGGASA, translated from the coding sequence ATGTTCAACATCGTCCTCGTCCACCCGGAAATCCCGCCCAACACCGGCAACGTGATCCGGCTCGCGGCCAACACCGGCTGCCGCCTGCACCTGGTGGAGCCACTCGGTTTCTCCATGGAAGACCGCCTGCTGCGGCGCGCCGGGCTCGACTACCACGAGTTCGCCGAGGTGCAGCGCCATGCAGACTGGCAGGCCCTGCTCGACCAGGCCAGACCCGAGGCTACCCGCATGTTCGCCCTCACCACCCGGGGCAGCCGACCGGCCCACGAAATCGCCTTCCAGCCTGGCGACTGGCTGGTCTTCGGCTCGGAGACGAGCGGTTTGCCGACAGATTTACGCGATGGATTCTTTCCACCGGAGCAACGGTTGCGCCTGCCGATGCGCGCCGGCCAGCGCAGCCTGAACCTCTCCAACGCGGTGGCGGTGACGGTGTTCGAAGCCTGGCGGCAGAACGGATTCGGCGGGGCTTCGGCCTAG
- a CDS encoding SURF1 family protein produces MAGPGFPRRGWRFWTINVAALLGLAVTASLGRWQLQRAAQKEAIEAEIVGRAALPVLADSALAGADADTLIHRRVALHGRWLAQRTVYLDNRQMFGRPGFFVLTPLELSPGAVVMVQRGWIPRDFQDRAHLLPVATPEGPVEVAGRVAPPPARLYDFAAAPQGDSPIRQNLDLSAFRRDTGLPLVPWTVVQTGAASEGLQRDWTPVTSGVERHYGYAFQWFGLCALIVVLYAWFQFIRRPRAA; encoded by the coding sequence ATGGCCGGCCCGGGTTTTCCTCGGCGCGGGTGGCGTTTCTGGACGATCAACGTGGCCGCGCTGCTCGGCTTGGCCGTCACGGCGTCGCTCGGCCGCTGGCAGCTGCAGCGCGCGGCGCAGAAAGAGGCGATCGAGGCCGAGATCGTCGGCCGCGCCGCCTTGCCGGTGCTGGCCGACAGCGCTCTCGCCGGTGCCGACGCCGACACGCTGATCCATCGCCGCGTGGCCCTGCACGGTCGCTGGCTGGCGCAGCGCACCGTCTACCTCGACAACCGCCAGATGTTCGGCCGCCCGGGTTTCTTCGTGTTGACGCCGCTCGAACTGTCGCCCGGCGCGGTGGTGATGGTGCAGCGCGGCTGGATCCCGCGCGACTTCCAGGATCGCGCCCACCTGCTGCCGGTCGCCACGCCCGAAGGCCCGGTCGAGGTCGCCGGTCGCGTCGCCCCGCCGCCCGCCCGGCTCTACGACTTCGCCGCCGCGCCGCAGGGGGATTCGCCGATCCGGCAAAATCTCGACCTGTCCGCCTTCCGTCGCGACACCGGCCTGCCGCTGGTGCCGTGGACCGTCGTGCAGACCGGCGCCGCCAGCGAAGGCTTGCAGCGCGACTGGACGCCGGTCACCTCCGGCGTCGAGCGCCACTATGGCTACGCCTTCCAATGGTTCGGGCTCTGCGCCCTCATCGTCGTCCTCTATGCCTGGTTCCAATTCATCCGACGCCCGCGCGCTGCCTGA
- the coxB gene encoding cytochrome c oxidase subunit II — MKRIPTVARVLPLAAAGIATAAHAVGDLPGGPAVRQLNLPVGVTKISEDQHLLHSGMLITCTVIFVAVFAVMFYSIWKHRKSKGYQAANFHESVFVEIAWTVIPFLIVIVMALTATRTLVAQKDTSNADLTIKATGYQWKWGYDYLNGEGAGLGFVSTLLPAHRELSNNGAKGQIPDNYLLEVDNPLVVPVDKKIRIITTANDVIHAFAVPQFGIKQDAIPGFVRDTWFRAEKTGDYYGQCQELCGKEHAYMPIHVKVVSAADYTAWVTDQQKKAAAKQDDPNKVWTLADMLPRGEKVYTANCAVCHQANGKGGGPIKPLDGSAKVTDADHTVQIHVLLNGQNNNTMPSWKQLSDTDLAAVATYTKNSWSNKTGQLVQPSEVLAQRNK, encoded by the coding sequence ATGAAGCGCATCCCCACAGTCGCCCGGGTCCTGCCCCTGGCCGCCGCCGGCATCGCCACCGCCGCGCATGCGGTGGGCGACCTGCCGGGTGGGCCGGCGGTGCGCCAGCTCAATCTTCCGGTGGGTGTCACCAAGATTTCGGAAGACCAGCATCTGCTGCACTCCGGCATGCTCATCACCTGCACCGTGATCTTCGTGGCGGTGTTCGCGGTGATGTTCTATTCCATCTGGAAGCACCGCAAGTCCAAGGGCTACCAGGCCGCCAACTTCCACGAGTCGGTGTTCGTGGAAATCGCCTGGACCGTGATCCCGTTCCTCATCGTGATCGTGATGGCGCTCACCGCCACCCGCACGCTGGTGGCGCAGAAGGACACCAGCAACGCCGACCTCACCATCAAAGCCACCGGCTACCAGTGGAAATGGGGTTACGACTACCTCAACGGGGAGGGCGCCGGCCTGGGTTTCGTCTCGACGCTGCTGCCGGCGCACCGCGAGCTGTCCAACAACGGCGCCAAGGGACAGATCCCCGACAACTACCTGCTGGAGGTCGACAACCCGCTGGTGGTGCCGGTCGACAAGAAGATCCGCATCATCACCACCGCCAACGACGTGATCCACGCTTTCGCGGTGCCTCAGTTCGGCATCAAGCAGGACGCGATTCCCGGCTTCGTGCGCGACACCTGGTTCCGCGCCGAGAAGACCGGCGACTACTACGGCCAATGCCAGGAGCTCTGCGGCAAGGAGCACGCCTACATGCCGATCCACGTGAAGGTGGTGTCCGCCGCCGACTACACCGCCTGGGTGACCGACCAGCAGAAAAAGGCGGCGGCCAAGCAGGACGACCCCAACAAGGTCTGGACGCTGGCCGACATGCTGCCGCGCGGCGAGAAGGTCTACACCGCCAACTGCGCCGTCTGCCACCAGGCCAACGGCAAGGGCGGCGGTCCGATCAAGCCGCTCGACGGCAGCGCCAAGGTGACCGACGCCGACCACACGGTGCAGATCCACGTGCTGCTCAACGGCCAGAACAACAACACCATGCCGTCCTGGAAACAGCTGAGCGACACCGACCTCGCGGCGGTCGCCACCTATACCAAGAACAGCTGGTCCAACAAGACCGGTCAGCTGGTGCAGCCCTCCGAAGTGCTGGCGCAGCGCAACAAGTAA
- a CDS encoding cytochrome c oxidase subunit 3, whose product MSAPSSSATPYYFVPAASRHPALAAAGLFFVILGASQWINGHDWGMYSLAAGMIGWLFVLFQWFRDAVAESEGGLYGYKIDLSFRWSMSWFIFSEVMFFGAFFTALWWARMHSVPALGSLDNALLWPDFKAVWPSVAAGATAAPGGLVEPFQTVGPFWLPTINTALLLSSGVTLTIAHHALREGHRDRTLAFMWATVALGIVFLAVQGYEYHHLYTELNLKLNSGVYGSTFFMLTGFHGFHVFIGMLMLLFITLRLRKGHFTPERHFGFEGAAWYWHFVDVVWLGLYTLVYWM is encoded by the coding sequence ATGAGTGCCCCGAGCAGCAGCGCCACCCCTTATTACTTCGTGCCGGCCGCCTCGCGCCATCCGGCGCTGGCCGCCGCCGGCCTGTTCTTCGTGATCCTTGGCGCCTCGCAGTGGATCAACGGCCACGACTGGGGCATGTACAGCCTGGCCGCCGGCATGATCGGCTGGCTGTTCGTGCTCTTCCAGTGGTTCCGCGACGCGGTGGCCGAAAGCGAGGGCGGGCTCTACGGCTACAAGATCGACCTGTCCTTTCGCTGGAGCATGTCGTGGTTCATCTTCTCGGAGGTGATGTTCTTCGGAGCCTTCTTCACCGCGCTGTGGTGGGCGCGCATGCATTCGGTGCCGGCGCTCGGCAGCCTCGACAACGCCCTGCTGTGGCCCGATTTCAAGGCCGTGTGGCCCAGCGTGGCGGCCGGCGCCACGGCAGCGCCCGGCGGTCTGGTCGAGCCCTTCCAGACGGTTGGGCCCTTCTGGCTGCCCACCATCAACACCGCGCTGCTGCTGAGCTCGGGCGTCACGCTCACCATCGCGCACCATGCGCTGCGCGAAGGCCACCGCGACCGCACGCTCGCCTTCATGTGGGCGACGGTGGCGCTGGGAATCGTCTTCCTTGCGGTGCAGGGCTACGAATACCACCATCTCTACACCGAACTGAACCTGAAGCTCAACTCGGGCGTGTACGGCTCCACCTTCTTCATGCTCACCGGCTTCCACGGCTTCCATGTGTTCATCGGCATGCTGATGCTGCTGTTCATCACCCTGCGGCTGCGCAAGGGGCATTTCACGCCGGAGCGCCATTTCGGCTTCGAGGGCGCCGCCTGGTACTGGCACTTCGTCGACGTGGTGTGGCTCGGGCTCTATACGCTGGTCTACTGGATGTGA
- a CDS encoding biotin synthase, producing MPSDLPPTIAPPAADRWLRLPPAASAASPWLHEEVARRMEQRLEWIVAKPGRWAHWFPLRGGLEGHAAVQRRFPDAGFDVVESTPERAAAARTALEAPWWSPRRWGVGAAAPRFLAAPAQLPAPRSVDMLWANMALHAAADPQALIGQWHQALAVDGYLMFSCFGPDTLRELHRVYAAHGWPAAGHAFTDMHDWGDMLVHAGFAEPVMDMERIVLTYENPERLLAELREIGRNLHPARFPALRGRGFRARLLHALAEALATPAEGGRLSVTFEIVYGHAFKPLPKARLAPESSVGLEDMRRMLRRGPAAGA from the coding sequence GTGCCCTCCGACCTGCCTCCCACCATCGCCCCACCTGCCGCCGACCGCTGGCTGCGCCTGCCGCCGGCGGCGTCCGCCGCATCGCCCTGGCTGCACGAGGAGGTCGCCCGGCGCATGGAGCAGCGCCTGGAGTGGATCGTCGCCAAGCCCGGCCGCTGGGCGCACTGGTTCCCGCTGCGTGGCGGGCTCGAGGGCCACGCGGCAGTGCAGCGGCGTTTTCCGGATGCCGGCTTCGATGTGGTCGAGTCCACGCCGGAGCGGGCGGCCGCCGCGCGCACCGCGCTGGAGGCGCCCTGGTGGAGTCCGCGCCGCTGGGGCGTCGGCGCCGCCGCGCCCCGCTTCCTGGCCGCGCCCGCGCAACTGCCGGCGCCTCGCAGCGTCGACATGCTCTGGGCCAACATGGCCCTGCACGCGGCGGCCGACCCGCAGGCGCTCATCGGCCAGTGGCACCAGGCGTTGGCGGTCGACGGCTATCTGATGTTTTCCTGCTTCGGCCCGGACACGCTGCGCGAGTTGCACCGGGTGTACGCCGCCCACGGCTGGCCGGCCGCCGGCCACGCCTTCACCGACATGCACGACTGGGGCGACATGCTGGTGCACGCCGGCTTTGCCGAACCGGTGATGGACATGGAGCGCATCGTGCTCACCTACGAAAACCCGGAGCGCCTGCTCGCCGAACTGCGCGAGATCGGCCGCAACCTGCATCCGGCGCGCTTTCCCGCGCTGCGTGGGCGGGGCTTTCGCGCGCGGCTGCTCCACGCCCTGGCCGAGGCGCTCGCCACCCCGGCCGAGGGCGGGCGTCTGAGCGTCACCTTCGAGATCGTCTACGGCCACGCCTTCAAGCCGCTGCCCAAGGCGCGCCTGGCGCCGGAGAGCTCCGTGGGGCTGGAGGACATGCGCCGCATGCTGCGCCGAGGCCCCGCCGCCGGGGCCTGA